The Silene latifolia isolate original U9 population unplaced genomic scaffold, ASM4854445v1 scaffold_119, whole genome shotgun sequence genome contains the following window.
CTATAGTATGGAGAGTACGACCTTGAACGTGACCGATAACTCCGACGGCGATAGTAGGGGGAATACGACCTATCTCGTCTGGAGTACGGGGAGTACGATCTCTCACGATCAGAGGAATACCGAGCAGACCTCCTACTAATGGGAGAGTAAGTAGCTGAGCCACGGCGACCTGCAAATTTCATTTCATCAAGAAGCCATTAGACAGTTAAGTAGTAGCAAGGCCCAACTAAGCACATGGTACTTCGGCCTGACGAATTTGACTGTATTACAATCAATCTTACCACGAGCTGCCTTCAGTCCCAGGTACTTCCCTGGAGTTGGTGTACGACCTCTAGCTCTGCGAGCCTGAGACAAACATTTGCAAACTAAGTTAGAAAAAACGAAATGGGGAATCCGATCACACTGGATGTATAAGCAATTAAACGGAGATTAAGTTTTATTTTTTGGGAACAGTCATGGACAAGAAGTTGCAGATGTAATATTGTTTAGTTCAGAAGCCGGATAATAAGCATAGTAATACAAAGGTTAATTTCAACAGGAAAGACTAAAGAGAGAAATGCAGGGCATACAACCCTTTCATACAATTCTGagaatttgatttgatttgatttggttgaaagTTGTGTAGTTTGGAGAAGAGCTGCTACACACAGCTAACCTGCTGCCACAAAAAACTTCAAACGACAAAAAGCAAAACAGTTTCAACCTCGAAAGTGTCAACAGAAAAACAAATACCAAACTTAATTCTATCATTTGAACATTTGGACTTTACCGAATAGTAAAATTAAGATGAGAAACTTCACACAGAAAAAGTGGCAGTTATTATTACCTTTTCCACTGTGATCACACGCCCTTCAAGCACAGAGCGGTTAAGATACTTGACACATCGTTCAGCATCCTCGAGACATGACATGGTAATGAATCCAAATCCCCTGGATTCTTTTGTCCAAGGGTCAGTCACCAGATGAACATCCAGCACCTAAAATTTGCGCAACATCGATCAGGGTTAGTCTTGGTCAAAACGGAAACTCCAAACTCACTCACAAAGCATTTGTATCTTCTACTGCCTTCATCTCGGTTACATAGTCTCAAATGACATTGATTATGTTGAGCCGAAATTTTCCCACATTTGATGGACCTTTTTAAAATGCTTATAGTTTTAGATGAGTAAGTTATGTGTAAGGCGGTTACACATTAACATTATTGTTAAACAGACCCAAACACAACCCTATTAGTGGGTAAAAGTGGTTAATAAAAAGACCCCGGTTTACGATAAACTTGTGTAAAACCGCCTTACAGAAGTATTTTTGGTTTTACAATTCATATCAACATATGATTGAAGAATATTTATACAACAGGAAGGATGGCTACGTATTATAGAAAACAAATGCCTCCAAAAGCTCTTGTAGCGAAAACGGAAGCATCTAACTTCACAGTTCAGTTAAAAGCATTAAAACTAGGCATAGACAATCACCTTTCCCTCACTTGAAAAGTGTTTCTCAAGCTCTTTCCTCGTGACACGAGTTGATAACCCAGTCACATACAGGTTATTTCCAGGGTTCTCCGCACTACTTTCACGGCTCCTgccacacacaaaaaaaaatgcaTTAGAAGGTAAAATGGCAGCAGCTAATCTATCAAAGATAAAGATAGAAATGATCAAACAAAAGATGACCCGGTTACTGAAACGCACCTTGATCTACCCCTAGACGAAGATCTTGATCTTGAGATGGACCTTGAGATTGAGCGTCTGTAACGCCTGTCTGGGGATGGTGATGGTGATCGGGACTCATATGATCTACTGGAATACATCTGAAATTACAGTACAAACAGAAGTGTCAAAAGGATTATCAGCAAAACTTTACTCCGTCTTTCCCAACAGGTTGGTTACACTTCTAAACTTCTTGTTACTTTACACATTAAGTAAACTTCAAACTCACtataaattttaaaaaatcaCTCAGTCACAAAAGAAGACGTTCTTCAAATCCGAAGCTATGTTATTGATCATATTGTCAATCAACATAGAGTCATAGACTAGTCATCCCTCCTTTCAACTCATTTCTACAAATTCATTCAAGTTACGCAAGTGTCCATGAACAGACTAGTTATCCCTCCTTTCAACTCATTCCCACACATTTGTTCAAATTACGTGAGAGTAATTTTGAACAAACGTAAATGACTCGAAAAGAGAGAGTATTATCATGTACACGAGACAACATTGTGAAAATATCTCACGAGTGACTAGTATATATACTTGTATcaacaagtctcattgaaaacgagcatatccgtcacaagctaaaaacgggtcaaataataCCCAAGTGGATAGATAAGACAAGGGCAGAATGCTACTCCCTAGGCATTTTGCTTTTGTCATATCTATCCACTTGGGTATTACTTGGCCcgttttcagcttgtgacgaataagtccgtcttcaatgagaatttgtgtacttAAATACAGCTAAAATTCATGTGAAGTGCACAACCTAGGAAACGCGGACACATAAATTACTGTGATACACTCGAAAGTCGAAACCTTTGATTAAAGTTAAATCAACTTGTCACAAGTCGGACCAATGTATGAGTTAAATCAGTAACTCATACATTTACATAAACTAGACCTCGTGCGCGATGAGAGCACATAGTGACCTCTGGTTAATCTAAATCAACCTATCACCAATTAATCTAACCAATCAATGTACTCACATAAGTAGTCGATTGAAAAATGTTCAGATAAACTCGTAAATTCGCGTAAACTAGAGCTCCAGAGTAACAAGATCACGCATGTAAAACAATCAAATTTTAAAAAGTTCGAAAAAACTCACTCACTCACAATCAACGACGATTTCACGATTCAATCGACAGCGAGACGAACTAAATTGATCATTATTTTGTTTACTTTACCAATATTATGTCAACAAAATCGACAATTTTTGCAAAATTTAAAGATTCTTCAGATTAATCTGATGAAAATTTGCGATTTCTTCGACATCGACATAAATTATAAATTCCacaacaaaagcaacaacaaaTCAAAGAAATTAATAAGATTAATTCCGAACAATAACAGCAGTAAATCTAACGATCGAATTCATATACTTCGCATATTttggtgataacaacaataatagtcATCATTAAGCGACAGTAAATATAAGAATTCTACAGTAACATTCAATGCGTAAAATcatacaaaaatgaaaaaaaaaatacaaaaaattagaagaataaagaagaaaattATGAAGAATTAACCTTGCAATATATCGATCGAAATCTCAGAACACGAGAATCAGAGAAAAGTTTGTGAAACTCGATGTAGTTTCTCTCTCTAATGGCCAAGAAATGATGAAGGTTGAGGAAGGTTGTGGATGATATGAACCTCTTTGGTTGATAAAATAGAGGGGTAGAAGTTTCTGGAGGTGCTTACCTGGCTTTTTTTAAGGATTCTTGGATTAGTTTGATCACTCTAAAGGGACGGGTAGATCCGTCTTAAGATTAAAAACGAGTTAAATAATACTCTCTCATAGTTGctcatttttttctctcttttcttttttatggtagtcggattttcttccttctttccttttttggaaggTTTTGTGTGGTTTAAATTTATTTATAAGTATGGTAGAGTGTTTTGTGTGATCTAAAATCATTTActtattttttttgtaaaatggaaGGGGAAGAAATGAGTGACTATGAGGGAGTATTTCACTGAAATAGTATTATAGAGGTACAAAGTTATgagtaagtcttgcttaaaacgggtcggattttaagacgggttgttgtgtgagaggaaatgggtagaggggacaaaggtgggacctcccatgtgcttctccactcaccctaaatgggtattttgtgagagaatatggtatccgtcttattaata
Protein-coding sequences here:
- the LOC141637519 gene encoding uncharacterized protein LOC141637519 encodes the protein MYSSRSYESRSPSPSPDRRYRRSISRSISRSRSSSRGRSRSRESSAENPGNNLYVTGLSTRVTRKELEKHFSSEGKVLDVHLVTDPWTKESRGFGFITMSCLEDAERCVKYLNRSVLEGRVITVEKARRARGRTPTPGKYLGLKAARGRRGSATYSPISRRSARYSSDRERSYSPYSRRDRSYSPYYRRRSYRSRSRSYSPYYSRSPVSRRRSRYDYSPDERYYRRSSRYERSPEDGYYRRSRRRSYSRSYSPRSRSRSRSYSPRPSRRSRRSYSRSYSPRPRRSSRRSYSRSSSPRQRRHYSPSLSRSPKRSVSYSPKKREKSYDSCSSRSYSRRSAPSRSRSLSKSASPRSASPPA